One genomic region from Phoenix dactylifera cultivar Barhee BC4 unplaced genomic scaffold, palm_55x_up_171113_PBpolish2nd_filt_p 000261F, whole genome shotgun sequence encodes:
- the LOC103715044 gene encoding 3-ketoacyl-CoA synthase 6-like translates to MSIAEYFKLCCHCLFNNFLAISLVSSLMAALIEVLGLGPDEVQKLWTSFQAFDAFYLLFFWLAFIVLATVYFMSRPRPIYLVDFACYKPPASCRFPFSKFMNHSTKNEVFEPSSIEFQRKILERSGLGEDTSLPPAHHVIPFTPTMAKSREESELVLFSVVDSLFRKTKVKPRDIDILVVNCSLFSPTPSLSAMIVNKYKMRGNIRSFNLSGMGCSAGIISIDLARDELLVHANSNALVVTTEIITEQWYTGNRRSMLLANCLFRMGGAAVLLSNKRQEKRKAKYELLHVVRTHHGADDRAYRCVYQEEDAEKKIGVSLSRDLTAIAGAALKANIAALGPLVLPLSEQVLFFLNTLGRRFANPKWRPYVPDFRKAFDHFCIHAGGKAVILDMGTKLRLSEEQTEASRMTLHRFGNTSSSSPWYELGYVEAKGRMRKGDRVWQIGLGSGFKCNSAVWRCRRSVGREEEEAWADCIDQYPVQVAERDLQH, encoded by the coding sequence ATGTCCATAGCCGAGTACTTCAAGCTTTGCTGCCACTGCTTGTTCAATAATTTCCTTGCTATTTCACTCGTGTCTAGTCTTATGGCCGCCCTCATCGAGGTGCTTGGTCTTGGTCCTGACGAGGTTCAAAAGCTCTGGACTTCATTCCAGGCCTTTGATGCCTtctatcttctcttcttctggCTTGCCTTCATCGTCTTGGCTACCGTATACTTCATGTCAAGGCCCCGCCCCATATATCTCGTAGACTTCGCATGCTACAAGCCACCGGCATCATGCCGGTTCCCCTTCTCCAAGTTCATGAATCACTCGACGAAGAACGAGGTCTTCGAGCCCTCGAGCATCGAGTTCCAACGCAAGATCCTCGAGCGGTCGGGTCTCGGCGAAGATACCTCCCTCCCCCCAGCCCACCATGTCATCCCCTTTACCCCCACCATGGCCAagtcgagggaggagtccgagcTGGTCCTCTTCTCCGTCGTCGATTCGCTCTTCCGGAAGACCAAGGTCAAGCCCAGAGATATTGACATACTCGTCGTGAACTGCAGCCTCTTCTCGCCGACCCCCTCCCTCTCGGCGATGATCGTGAACAAGTACAAGATGCGAGGCAACATCCGGAGCTTCAACCTCTCCGGCATGGGATGCAGCGCGGGGATCATCTCGATCGATCTTGCACGCGACGAGCTGCTGGTACACGCCAACTCCAACGCGCTCGTCGTGACGACGGAGATCATCACCGAGCAATGGTACACCGGGAACCGGCGGTCGATGCTGTTGGCCAACTGCCTCTTCCGCATGGGCGGCGCGGCCGTGCTTCTCTCCAACAAGCGCCAGGAGAAACGGAAGGCAAAGTATGAGCTCCTCCACGTGGTGCGCACGCACCATGGAGCCGACGACCGGGCATACCGGTGCGTCTACCAGGAGGAGGACGCCGAGAAGAAGATCGGGGTGTCGCTGTCCAGGGATCTCACGGCGATCGCCGGGGCCGCATTGAAGGCCAACATCGCGGCGCTCGGTCCGCTCGTGCTGCCGCTCTCCGAACAGGTTCTGTTCTTCCTTAACACGCTCGGGCGGCGGTTCGCCAACCCGAAGTGGCGGCCGTACGTGCCGGACTTCAGGAAGGCCTTCGATCACTTCTGCATACATGCTGGGGGGAAGGCGGTGATCCTGGACATGGGGACGAAACTCAGGCTGAGCGAGGAGCAGACGGAGGCGTCGAGGATGACGCTGCACCGATTCGGGAACACCTCGTCGAGCTCGCCGTGGTACGAGCTCGGCTACGTGGAGGCGAAGGGGAGGATGAGGAAAGGAGACAGGGTGTGGCAGATCGGGCTGGGGAGTGGGTTCAAGTGCAACAGCGCTGTTTGGCGCTGCCGCCGGTCggtggggagggaggaggaggaggcgtggGCCGACTGCATCGACCAATACCCGGTGCAAGTGGCGGAGAGGGACCTGCAACACTAG
- the LOC103715045 gene encoding HMG-Y-related protein A-like has protein sequence MATEEVCKPPNLPPYPEMILAAIEALNEKEGSNKSAISKYIESSYGELPQSHSSLLTAHLARMKESGELLLVKNNYLKPGPEAPPKRGRGRPPKPKPVVPPDAVLPPPRPRGRPPKPKDPLAAAVAKVNKGLPRARGRPPKKARPAVSAAAAPASDGAPAKRGRGRPPKPKPVAANDEA, from the exons ATGGCTACCGAGGAAGTTTGCAAGCCTCCCAATCTCCCTCCTTATCCTGAG ATGATACTTGCAGCGATCGAGGCTTTGAACGAGAAGGAGGGGTCGAACAAGTCGGCGATATCGAAGTACATCGAGTCGTCGTACGGGGAGCTGCCGCAGTCGCACTCGTCGCTGCTGACGGCCCACCTGGCCCGGATGAAGGAGAGCGGCGAGCTCCTCCTCGTCAAGAACAACTACTTGAAGCCTGGGCCCGAAGCGCCCCCCAAGCGGGGCCGCGGCCGGCCCCCCAAGCCCAAGCCCGTCGTCCCCCCGGACGCCGTCCTCCCCCCTCCCCGCCCCCGCGGCCGGCCCCCCAAGCCCAAGGACCCCCTCGCTGCCGCGGTCGCCAAGGTCAACAAAGGCCTCCCCAGGGCCCGCGGCCGCCCGCCCAAGAAAGCCCGGCCTGCCGTCTCCGCCGCGGCGGCTCCGGCTTCCGATGGCGCTCCGGCGAAGAGGGGCCGAGGCCGGCCCCCGAAGCCCAAGCCCGTGGCGGCGAACGACGAGGCCTGA